From the genome of Spinacia oleracea cultivar Varoflay chromosome 2, BTI_SOV_V1, whole genome shotgun sequence, one region includes:
- the LOC110782100 gene encoding probable galactinol--sucrose galactosyltransferase 1 isoform X5, translating into MTIGASINVTPDKKLVVLGKEVLTQVHHNILLTPSAGDAFVSGAFIGVHSDRIGSRRVFPVGKLQGLRFMCVFRFKMWWMTQRMGDCGQQIPFETQFLIVEADQGFPESGEIGIGGATYVVFLPILEGNFRAVLQGNAHNDLEICLESGCPEVQQFDGSHLVYVAAGSDPFHLITNAVKSVERHLQTFCHRERKKMPDMLNWFGWCTWDAFYTNVTSEGVKEGLQSFEEGGISPKFIIIDDGWQSVGMDSESVSCEEDNCANFSNRLTHIKENHKFQKNGKQGHRMEDGFRDTITEIKDNHAVKYVYMWHAITGYWGGVKPGVAEMEHYEPRLAYPKTSPGVESNEHAEYVDNSLETMRKNGLGLVNPEKVFNFYDELHSYLASAGIDGVKVDVQNVLETLGAGYGGRVTLARNYHKALEASIGRNFPDNGIISCMSHNTDGLYSAKRAAIIRASDDFWPRDPASHTIHIASIAYNTLFLGEFMQPDWDMFHSLHTMAEYHGAARAVGGCAIYVSDKPGHHDFDLLRKLVLPDGSILRAKLPGRPTRDSLFSDPARDGKSLLKIWNMNDYTGVIGVFNCQGAGWCKVGKRNLVHDEQPDAITGSVRAHDVNYLNKIADAGWNGDAVVYGHLREGLRTNKTEIKKKARKSDADEPGRQEHGRP; encoded by the exons ATGACAATTGGAGCTTCCATTAATGTCACACCGGATAAGAAGCTGGTGGTGTTGGGGAAGGAGGTGCTCACTCAAGTGCATCATAATATCCTTCTCACTCCGTCTGCCGGAGATGCTTTCGTCTCCGGCGCTTTCATCGGCGTTCATTCTGATCGTATCGGAAGCCGTCGTGTCTTTCCAGTCGGAAAACTTCA GGGGTTGCGGTTTATGTGTGTATTTAGATTCAAGATGTGGTGGATGACGCAAAGGATGGGAGATTGTGGACAACAAATTCCCTTTGAAACTCAATTTTTGATTGTTGAAGCCGATCAAGGGTTTCCTGAGTCCGGTGAAATTGGCATTGGCGGCGCAACCTATGTTGTTTTCCTGCCCATTCTTGAAGGCAACTTCAGAGCTGTGCTCCAAGGAAATGCCCACAATGACCTCGAAATCTGTCTTGAAAGTG GGTGTCCTGAAGTTCAACAATTTGATGGGAGTCATTTGGTGTATGTGGCTGCTGGTTCTGACCCATTTCATCTCATAACCAATGCTGTCAA GAGTGTAGAGAGACATCTTCAAACATTCTGCCATCGTGAACGAAAGAAG ATGCCAGATATGCTGAACTGGTTTGGCTGGTGTACTTGGGATGCCTTTTACACCAACGTTACCTCAGAAGGAGTTAAGGAGGGATTGCAAAG TTTTGAAGAGGGTGGAATTTCTCCAAAATTTATCATCATTGATGATGGATGGCAATCGGTAGGCATGGATTCCGAAAGTGTTTCATGTGAAGAAGATAATTGTGCCAA TTTTTCTAATAGGCTAACACACATCAAAGAGAATCACAAATTCCAAAAGAATGGTAAACAAGGACACAGAATGGAGGATGGCTTCCGTGACACCATTACAGAAATTAAAGACAATCATGCTGTTAA GTATGTCTATATGTGGCATGCAATAACAGGGTATTGGGGAGGTGTTAAACCGGGTGTTGCTGAAATGGAGCATTATGAACCCAGGTTAGCCTATCCAAAAACATCCCCAGGTGTTGAGTCAAATGAGCACGCGGAGTATGTTGATAATTCCTTGGAAACCATGAGGAAGAATGGACTCGGGCTTGTGAATCCtgaaaaagttttcaacttcTACGATGAGTTACACTCGTACCTTGCCTCAGCTGGTATTGATGGGGTGAAGGTTGATGTCCAAAATGTCCTTGAAACACTTGGTGCTGGTTATGGTGGAAGAGTTACTCTTGCTAGAAACTATCACAAGGCTTTAGAAGCTTCTATTGGTAGGAATTTCCCTGATAATGGGATTATATCTTGCATGAGTCATAACACTGATGGCTTATACAG TGCCAAGAGGGCAGCAATTATAAGAGCATCGGATGATTTCTGGCCAAGAGATCCGGCATCACATACCATCCACATTGCTTCAATTGCATATAATACCTTATTCCTCGGAGAGTTTATGCAGCCAGATTGGGATATGTTTCAT AGCTTGCACACTATGGCTGAATACCATGGAGCAGCTCGTGCTGTCGGTGGTTGTGCAATCTATGTTAG TGACAAGCCTGGACACCATGACTTTGATTTACTGAGAAAGCTTGTACTTCCTGATGGTTCTATATTGAGGGCCAAACTGCCTGGCAGACCAACCAGGGATAGCTTATTCTCAGATCCTGCTAGAGATGGTAAAAG TCTTTTGAAGATATGGAACATGAATGATTACACTGGGGTGATTGGTGTTTTCAACTGCCAAGGAGCTGGTTGGTGTAAGGTTGGAAAGAGAAATTTAGTCCACGACGAACAACCTGATGCAATTACTGGTTCTGTTAGAGCTCATGATGTAAATTATCTTAACAAGATTGCTGATGCCGGATGGAATGGGgatgctgttgtatatggccaTCTTCGAG aagGACTAAGAACAAACAAGACAGAAATTAAAAAGAAAGCAAGAAAATCTGACGCCGACGAGCCTGGCCGGCAAGAACATGGGCGTCCCTAA